One stretch of Arthrobacter polaris DNA includes these proteins:
- a CDS encoding carbohydrate ABC transporter permease — protein MILVVGAILSIXPFLWMVIASTHTTADVFATPLPLLPGGELWNNLARLEKETNFSQVMVNSLLVAVIYTAFSSVVSAMCGYGLAKFRFRGRGLVLGAVLLTMMIPMQVLLVPLFQMMASLGWVNSYQALIVPFLANAFGIFLMRQAFLDFPDSLIEAARIDGAGELKTXYRIVMPVARPQLAALMIYTFISQWNSFIWPLLMLNTEDKYTLPVALNTMIGLSRVDYSGLMLGSLLATLPLLLVFIIFXKQFVSGLMGGAVKG, from the coding sequence ATGATCCTGGTGGTCGGTGCAATCCTGAGCATCATNCCCTTCCTGTGGATGGTCATCGCTTCAACGCATACAACGGCGGACGTGTTCGCGACGCCNCTGCCGCTGCTGCCGGGTGGGGAACTGTGGAATAACCTGGCCAGGCTTGAGAAGGAAACCAACTTCTCCCAGGTCATGGTGAACTCGCTACTGGTGGCGGTCATCTACACCGCCTTTTCCTCGGTGGTCAGCGCCATGTGCGGTTATGGCCTGGCCAAATTCCGATTCCGCGGTCGTGGCCTGGTGCTCGGTGCCGTCCTGCTGACCATGATGATCCCCATGCAGGTGCTGCTGGTGCCCCTGTTCCAGATGATGGCGAGCCTGGGCTGGGTCAACAGCTACCAAGCCCTGATCGTGCCGTTCCTGGCCAACGCCTTCGGCATCTTCCTCATGCGCCAAGCGTTCCTGGACTTTCCAGACAGCCTCATCGAGGCGGCTCGCATTGACGGCGCAGGAGAACTGAAGACCTTNTACCGCATCGTAATGCCGGTTGCGCGGCCGCAGTTGGCCGCGCTCATGATCTACACGTTCATCAGCCAGTGGAACTCCTTTATCTGGCCGCTGCTGATGCTTAATACCGAGGATAAGTACACACTGCCGGTGGCGTTGAACACCATGATCGGGCTGTCTCGGGTGGACTACTCGGGCCTGATGCTCGGATCCCTGCTGGCCACGCTGCCGCTGCTGCTGGTTTTCATTATTTTCCANAAACAATTCGTATCAGGACTTATGGGAGGGGCGGTCAAGGGATGA
- a CDS encoding GntR family transcriptional regulator — protein sequence MAIQRQSLREQIETEIMHRVGMGDFDMGASINEVSLSVDLGXSRTPLREALISLAQQGVITRISGKGFRWAPISESDYTETVQIIAALECLALDLSPASELLAIAPNILDAANSYTATEAPAQEVDSHDDLFHALLTSRCPNRRLIEAIATNKVALRRYEKFFVSATDRIERAATEHSAIAQALIRNDLPSAQEALRANWLNSTSRIAKALASRESSRAQR from the coding sequence GTGGCCATCCAGCGCCAATCACTTCGCGAGCAGATAGAAACTGAAATCATGCACCGTGTTGGCATGGGAGATTTCGATATGGGAGCAAGCATCAATGAAGTCTCCCTCTCAGTGGATCTCGGGNTGAGTCGCACTCCTTTGCGCGAAGCACTCATCTCCCTTGCCCAGCAAGGCGTCATTACTCGCATTTCCGGCAAGGGGTTCCGATGGGCCCCGATTAGCGAGTCCGACTATACCGAGACTGTGCAGATTATTGCCGCTTTAGAATGCCTAGCACTAGACCTCAGCCCAGCGTCCGAACTGTTGGCTATTGCACCGAATATCCTCGATGCCGCAAATTCCTACACAGCCACCGAGGCGCCAGCCCAAGAAGTTGACAGCCACGACGACTTGTTTCACGCGCTCTTGACCTCCAGGTGCCCCAACCGCCGCTTGATTGAGGCCATTGCCACCAACAAGGTGGCGTTGCGGCGCTATGAGAAATTCTTCGTCAGCGCCACCGACCGCATCGAGCGCGCAGCGACCGAGCACTCGGCAATCGCTCAAGCGCTCATCCGCAATGACTTACCATCGGCGCAGGAAGCACTAAGGGCAAACTGGCTCAATAGCACCTCAAGGATCGCCAAAGCGTTAGCTAGCAGGGAAAGCAGCCGAGCTCAAAGGTAG
- a CDS encoding amino acid ABC transporter permease, with amino-acid sequence MTQXKVTDPPRTVEQPLPGNTIKLRHPGRIMVALLCIAGISWFVWVLATNENIIWQDVLYYLTFPKILDGVLVTIQLSILATIMGLAIGVALAIMKLSANPVAVWISNLYIWFFRGTPVLVQLIFWFNLAFLFPQLVLKIPFTSIGYMWDTNVIMTGFTAAMLGLGLNLGAYAAETVRAGIQAVDPGQAEAAASIGMTPFXRMWVVVLPQATRIIIPPIGNEFISMLKTTSLVYVVAGNDLMTNASQIYKQNGKIMELLIVASIWYMAMTVIATYFQGKLEXKFGTAGRPITGXRQKFSKPFITRNNLKLLGQRLRTEPLRSTP; translated from the coding sequence ATGACTCAAGANAAAGTCACCGATCCACCGCGAACTGTGGAACAACCTTTACCCGGAAACACGATCAAGCTACGCCATCCGGGACGCATCATGGTTGCATTGCTGTGCATCGCAGGCATCAGCTGGTTTGTCTGGGTGCTGGCAACCAATGAGAACATCATCTGGCAGGATGTTCTGTACTATCTCACGTTCCCCAAGATCTTAGACGGCGTGCTCGTGACCATCCAGCTCTCCATCCTCGCCACGATCATGGGCTTGGCAATTGGCGTGGCGCTGGCGATTATGAAACTCTCCGCCAACCCTGTCGCAGTTTGGATCAGTAACCTGTACATCTGGTTCTTCCGCGGCACNCCTGTTCTGGTGCAGTTGATCTTCTGGTTCAACCTCGCGTTCTTGTTCCCGCAGCTGGTTCTCAAAATTCCGTTTACGTCTATCGGATATATGTGGGACACCAACGTGATCATGACTGGCTTTACTGCAGCAATGCTGGGGCTGGGCTTGAACCTTGGCGCCTACGCCGCAGAAACCGTGCGTGCCGGCATCCAGGCAGTGGATCCGGGCCAAGCTGAGGCAGCTGCATCCATCGGCATGACTCCGTTCAANAGGATGTGGGTAGTGGTACTGCCGCAGGCAACGCGTATCATCATTCCGCCGATCGGCAATGAGTTCATTTCCATGCTCAAGACCACCTCGCTGGTCTACGTGGTGGCCGGTAATGACCTGATGACGAATGCCAGCCAGATCTATAAACAAAACGGAAAGATCATGGAACTATTGATCGTTGCCAGCATCTGGTACATGGCAATGACGGTCATTGCCACTTATTTCCAGGGCAAGCTTGAAAGNAAGTTCGGCACGGCTGGCAGGCCGATCACTGGCAANAGGCAGAAGTTCTCCAAGCCGTTCATTACCCGAAACAATCTGAAATTGCTCGGCCAGCGTCTCCGCACCGAACCGCTAAGGAGCACACCATGA
- a CDS encoding SDR family NAD(P)-dependent oxidoreductase, translated as MRLKDKSAIITGGGSGIGRATALAMATEGANVAIFDINEEAARAVAAEAAVLGVKAIGLSVNVASDADVQRGVAAAAAEFGTINILFNNAGIIRRANVIDTTLEEWDQVMGVNVRGPFLLCKYVVPLMIASGGGSIVNTGSGWGLKGGGDALSYCTSKAAVVNMTRALAIDHGGDNIRVNSVNPGDTNTPMLREEARQLSQAEASFLQESNDRPLKRMGTPEEIAEAVIWLASDASSYVTGAALVVDGGESPRHSSKIGSRCAKLDYYQRDSVCS; from the coding sequence ATGCGTTTGAAAGACAAGTCAGCAATCATTACCGGTGGCGGTTCCGGCATCGGACGGGCCACTGCATTAGCCATGGCCACTGAAGGCGCGAACGTCGCCATCTTTGACATCAACGAAGAGGCAGCCCGCGCCGTGGCCGCCGAGGCAGCCGTGCTGGGCGTGAAGGCAATCGGTCTATCGGTCAACGTGGCATCCGACGCGGACGTCCAGCGTGGGGTTGCCGCTGCAGCGGCAGAATTCGGAACTATTAACATCCTATTCAACAACGCAGGGATAATCCGACGGGCCAATGTCATCGACACCACCCTTGAAGAGTGGGACCAGGTCATGGGCGTGAACGTGCGCGGACCCTTCCTGCTATGCAAGTACGTTGTCCCGCTGATGATCGCCAGCGGTGGCGGTTCGATTGTCAACACCGGCTCGGGATGGGGCCTGAAAGGTGGTGGAGATGCGCTCTCCTACTGCACTTCTAAGGCGGCCGTTGTAAACATGACTCGTGCACTGGCAATCGACCATGGCGGGGACAATATCCGTGTGAACTCGGTGAACCCAGGCGACACTAACACTCCGATGTTGCGCGAGGAAGCCCGTCAGCTTTCGCAGGCCGAAGCCAGCTTCCTCCAGGAGTCCAACGACCGCCCTCTCAAGCGCATGGGTACGCCCGAGGAAATCGCCGAGGCAGTCATCTGGCTGGCAAGTGATGCCAGCAGCTACGTCACCGGCGCGGCACTGGTAGTCGATGGTGGGGAATCGCCTAGGCATTCATCCAAAATAGGTTCCCGCTGTGCGAAGCTAGACTACTACCAGCGGGATTCTGTTTGCTCTTAA
- a CDS encoding amidohydrolase produces MNYTVYENAVFHTLNSRTPQASALVAGGGRIHFLGTVAEAREFAPQGQRIDLGGAHAMPGLADSHIHTAQLALRQAEVDLSTATSGSGAVALIARRVAELAADDHTSWIFGXQWNHHTWERSELPDRSELDAATGTHPTALHHLDLHTYWLNSAALNYLGIDRATXNPVGGTIVRDSSGXTTGILLEAAGFNAGRALEDITRNSLAKLLPSTLQALVRQGVTSIHDIDGMDAWDAFCDLHERQELPLRVNKILPVGALDRMIEQGRXTGQGDAWLRKGGVKIXADGSLSSGTCLMHEPYGHSLSEGLAVTDPEELNRLVKLANNNGLTAAVHAIGDRAVSNALDAFELAXPKITPVPVGCNRIEHVQHIARRDLPRLASSGVLACMQPASCTSDIELVNSLLGDRDVLSYAWGSILKAGGVVSFSSDAPVEATNPFHGLYAGISRQRPDGFPSGGWQPEETLTRAQALYATATSHTLATGEQRLKGTLEXDKLADFIVLDNDPITCSPXELHSTHTSMTVIDGRIRWSD; encoded by the coding sequence ATGAACTACACGGTGTACGAGAATGCCGTATTTCACACCCTCAATTCACGAACTCCACAGGCATCTGCGTTGGTTGCGGGCGGAGGACGAATACACTTTCTGGGTACCGTTGCCGAAGCCCGTGAATTCGCCCCACAAGGACAGCGCATCGATCTAGGCGGAGCTCATGCGATGCCAGGACTCGCAGATAGCCATATCCACACTGCCCAGCTGGCACTGCGCCAAGCAGAAGTGGACCTCTCCACTGCTACTTCAGGTTCAGGGGCAGTTGCCCTCATTGCGCGCCGCGTCGCGGAACTGGCAGCGGATGATCACACCAGCTGGATCTTTGGGNGGCAATGGAATCACCACACCTGGGAACGATCTGAGCTTCCCGATCGTAGTGAGCTTGATGCGGCCACAGGCACCCACCCCACTGCTTTACACCACTTAGACCTTCACACCTACTGGTTGAACTCGGCAGCACTTAACTATCTGGGCATCGACAGGGCAACCNCCAATCCAGTTGGCGGGACCATCGTCCGAGACTCATCAGGGNCTACAACCGGCATCTTGCTAGAAGCCGCTGGATTCAATGCCGGGCGAGCGCTGGAAGATATCACCCGGAATAGCCTGGCAAAACTTTTGCCTTCTACACTGCAGGCCTTGGTTCGCCAAGGCGTCACCTCAATCCATGACATCGACGGCATGGACGCTTGGGACGCCTTCTGCGACCTTCACGAACGGCAGGAACTTCCGTTACGCGTCAATAAGATTCTTCCCGTCGGGGCGTTGGATCGGATGATCGAACAGGGGCGANGAACAGGCCAAGGAGATGCATGGCTGCGAAAGGGTGGCGTAAAGATTNTTGCCGATGGCTCACTATCATCCGGTACCTGCCTCATGCACGAACCCTACGGCCACTCCCTGTCAGAAGGGTTGGCGGTCACCGACCCAGAAGAACTGAATCGTTTGGTGAAACTCGCAAACAACAATGGGTTGACAGCCGCAGTCCACGCCATCGGAGATAGAGCAGTCTCCAACGCCTTGGACGCCTTCGAACTGGCCANNCCGAAAATCACCCCCGTACCTGTTGGATGCAACAGGATCGAACACGTCCAGCATATTGCCCGGCGCGATCTGCCGCGGCTCGCCAGCAGCGGCGTGTTGGCCTGCATGCAACCGGCATCATGCACTTCCGACATTGAGCTTGTCAACTCATTACTCGGCGACCGGGATGTGCTCTCCTACGCTTGGGGAAGCATTTTGAAGGCGGGTGGAGTTGTCTCGTTCAGTTCTGATGCACCGGTTGAGGCAACCAACCCTTTCCATGGTCTCTATGCAGGTATCAGCCGCCAACGTCCTGACGGCTTCCCATCAGGAGGATGGCAACCCGAAGAAACCCTCACTCGTGCTCAGGCCCTCTATGCAACCGCGACCTCACACACCCTAGCCACCGGGGAGCAGCGCCTCAAAGGCACCCTTGAANAAGACAAGTTAGCGGATTTCATCGTCCTAGATAACGATCCAATAACCTGCTCTCCTNTAGAACTCCACTCGACTCACACATCAATGACCGTCATCGACGGTCGCATTCGCTGGTCCGACTAA
- a CDS encoding ABC transporter substrate-binding protein has translation MKSFQRGIVFAAVLTLGSTALAGCGGQSLAEPAPSAGSAVAGSXSKCCPGGDLAATQIAAITVDPDLAARVPEAIKAAXLKIATAEGYPPMEMFDTDGKTMIGVDMSLARAVGNLLGVETKISNSDVSSMMPGVVSGRFDVLLSGFNDTAERREKVSFVDYAKSSGSIMVSKGNPLGINSPADLCGKXMAVLDNGYYMQLAEQFSKDCEAKNEKPIKILGFANDPEALLQVQNGRAVAGLNDYPVAVFRAKESNGALEAIEIPGSSLFGIAIDPXNEVLIALVKDAMNKLIKDGTYTEILGAWKLDKMALPEATVNQGK, from the coding sequence ATGAAATCTTTCCAACGAGGAATAGTCTTCGCTGCCGTTCTCACCCTGGGCTCCACTGCCCTGGCAGGATGTGGCGGCCAGTCTTTGGCCGAGCCAGCCCCTTCTGCCGGTAGCGCAGTAGCAGGATCCTNNTCAAAATGTTGCCCCGGCGGTGACCTCGCTGCAACCCAAATAGCAGCCATCACGGTCGATCCCGACCTCGCAGCCCGCGTTCCCGAAGCAATAAAAGCGGCGNGACTCAAGATCGCCACAGCCGAGGGCTACCCGCCGATGGAGATGTTCGATACGGACGGCAAGACCATGATCGGCGTTGACATGTCCCTTGCCCGTGCTGTCGGCAATTTGCTAGGCGTCGAGACCAAGATCAGCAACTCGGATGTATCCAGCATGATGCCGGGTGTCGTCTCGGGCCGTTTCGACGTGCTGCTCTCCGGCTTCAACGACACCGCCGAACGCCGCGAAAAGGTTTCCTTCGTCGACTATGCCAAGTCATCGGGATCGATCATGGTCTCCAAAGGCAACCCACTCGGCATCAATTCCCCTGCCGACCTATGCGGGAAANCCATGGCTGTCCTCGATAACGGCTATTACATGCAGTTGGCCGAACAGTTCAGCAAGGATTGCGAAGCGAAGAATGAGAAGCCTATCAAGATCTTGGGCTTCGCCAACGACCCTGAAGCGCTTTTGCAGGTGCAGAACGGCCGCGCCGTCGCGGGCCTAAACGACTACCCGGTGGCTGTCTTCCGTGCAAAGGAATCCAACGGCGCACTTGAAGCCATCGAGATCCCCGGCAGTTCCTTGTTTGGCATCGCTATCGATCCCNAAAACGAAGTACTGATCGCTTTGGTCAAAGACGCCATGAACAAGCTCATCAAGGACGGCACTTACACCGAGATCCTCGGAGCCTGGAAACTGGATAAGATGGCGCTTCCCGAAGCTACTGTCAACCAAGGTAAATAG
- a CDS encoding ATP-NAD kinase family protein translates to MGADALTSSIVHESVAVRDLRAGDTTSADTKLMAQRMIQAGVDLLLFAGGDGTARDIMDAVGSKVPVLGIPAGVKIYSAVFGLTPTETGLLAADWLSSEDRPTVEREVVDIDEDELRRGVATPSLYGLLELPADSRRLQPRKASXPASDANATLSLGAAFAATMLPGRYYVLGPGGTTMAIGSALGLSLTRLGVDVVRDGQLVAEDIAAEALNALTLGESVTVVVTPLGQQGFVIGRGNQQIDHRLLQRSELKVVATPSKIISLGGRPLWVDSGLPELDTALCGYTKVFTGPNAEVIYPVSNTADGRVPA, encoded by the coding sequence ATGGGCGCTGATGCCCTAACTTCAAGCATTGTTCATGAGTCTGTAGCAGTGCGTGATCTCCGCGCTGGCGACACGACTTCTGCTGATACCAAGTTAATGGCGCAAAGGATGATTCAAGCAGGCGTGGACCTACTGCTCTTTGCCGGTGGAGACGGAACCGCACGCGATATCATGGACGCCGTCGGCTCTAAAGTTCCGGTATTGGGTATTCCTGCAGGAGTAAAGATCTACTCAGCCGTCTTCGGTCTGACNCCCACGGAAACCGGTCTGCTGGCTGCGGACTGGTTGTCTTCGGAAGACAGGCCGACAGTTGAGCGTGAAGTAGTGGACATTGATGAAGATGAACTGCGCCGAGGCGTGGCGACTCCCAGCCTCTATGGGCTATTAGAGTTGCCAGCAGATTCTCGTCGACTCCAACCACGTAAGGCGTCCAGNCCCGCATCCGACGCAAACGCCACACTCTCCTTGGGCGCGGCGTTTGCTGCAACTATGCTGCCGGGGCGATACTACGTGCTGGGTCCCGGAGGAACGACCATGGCGATCGGATCCGCATTGGGCCTGTCGCTGACGCGCTTAGGCGTCGATGTGGTGCGTGATGGCCAGCTCGTTGCCGAAGATATTGCCGCTGAAGCACTCAACGCTCTGACCTTAGGTGAAAGTGTCACTGTAGTTGTCACGCCGCTGGGGCAGCAGGGTTTCGTTATCGGGCGTGGCAACCAACAAATCGATCACCGCCTGCTCCAGCGCAGTGAGCTGAAGGTCGTAGCCACACCATCCAAGATTATCTCCTTGGGCGGACGACCGCTCTGGGTAGATTCGGGCCTGCCCGAGCTTGACACCGCGCTCTGTGGTTATACCAAGGTCTTCACGGGCCCAAATGCCGAAGTAATTTATCCCGTTAGCAACACTGCTGACGGCCGAGTTCCCGCCTAA
- a CDS encoding carbohydrate ABC transporter permease: MVNTLLRPSRRLSANADGKAGARTSARRHRPGYWFVLPAVALFAIFFLYPLLSSLWQSFFSTAGGESSWVGGAQYMRLFHDPLVAKSLFNVGLILVIQVPLMVCTALGLAYLLNQSWLRFRTGFRAIHFLPAVTTLVAYSLVFRVMLATDGGAVNQLLGLVGMNPVDWLNSEAWSRVALIASITWRWTGYNMIIILAGLQGIPAELYEAARIDGAGRWAIFTKIVIPQLRPVILFSSITSTIGALQLFDENFILTGGGPNNATLTPVLYLYKVGFQQFDFGYASAIAWLLVAIIAVVSVVQFVIMKEKK, from the coding sequence ATGGTCAACACACTCCTTCGGCCCTCCCGCCGGCTGTCAGCAAATGCCGACGGCAAGGCNGGGGCGCGTACTTCAGCCCGACGCCACCGGCCTGGCTATTGGTTCGTCCTGCCGGCAGTCGCCCTCTTCGCCATCTTCTTTCTCTACCCGCTCTTGTCCTCCCTGTGGCAAAGCTTCTTCTCGACCGCCGGTGGTGAATCAAGCTGGGTGGGAGGGGCACAATACATGCGCCTATTCCACGACCCTCTGGTGGCTAAGAGCCTGTTCAACGTTGGCCTGATTCTGGTCATCCAAGTACCCTTGATGGTTTGCACCGCGTTGGGATTGGCCTACCTGCTCAACCAGTCATGGTTGCGGTTCCGCACCGGATTCCGCGCCATCCACTTTCTGCCAGCCGTGACCACGCTCGTGGCCTACTCCCTCGTATTCCGGGTCATGCTCGCCACCGACGGCGGCGCCGTCAACCAGCTCTTGGGCTTGGTTGGCATGAATCCTGTGGACTGGCTCAACAGCGAAGCCTGGTCACGCGTTGCGCTGATCGCCTCGATCACTTGGCGCTGGACCGGTTACAACATGATCATCATCTTGGCCGGCCTTCAAGGAATCCCAGCCGAGCTCTACGAGGCAGCCCGTATCGACGGCGCTGGCCGCTGGGCGATCTTCACCAAAATCGTCATCCCGCAACTTCGCCCTGTGATCCTCTTCAGCTCCATCACGTCCACCATCGGCGCGTTGCAGCTATTTGATGAAAACTTCATCCTTACCGGCGGCGGGCCCAACAACGCCACACTGACTCCCGTGCTGTACCTGTACAAGGTAGGTTTCCAGCAGTTCGACTTCGGCTACGCCTCCGCCATCGCTTGGCTACTAGTAGCCATCATCGCCGTGGTATCCGTAGTGCAGTTCGTGATCATGAAAGAGAAGAAATGA
- a CDS encoding ABC transporter substrate-binding protein — MPKSLKXFAPVVALTLLTGCASGGVPAGAGAALSSDAPVSGQITVWSWDVAATALKRLASSYTKEHPGTTINVVDIGYDNAYDKMSVALQANSGLPDVVTVETDHMPAYIHQFPKAFTDLTPLVSEAKSEFDPSKVSASSNSDGQLLSMPWDSGTVALYVRTDYFKAAGVDPNKMGTWDELLAAGEKVKAATGHALISTDLSTGSLFQMLLQQQGQGIFTPEGGINLTSPAAVKALTLIKSMNDKGLLDNVKGWDGRVTATKNGKTAVMPSAVWWIGTLTGEMPELADKFTVVPLPAFTPGGTQTSNDGGSTLAVPTQAKNPQLAGSFVKFMLANTDNQVSMMKDEGLFPSYLPALDAPLFHEPQAYFGGEKVYELFATQTPKIPSITYTSDNAKAGDIVSNAVVASVLNHQDPAAALKSAAEQIATATGRKIAQ; from the coding sequence ATGCCTAAATCATTGAAGTTNTTCGCGCCCGTGGTGGCGCTGACATTGCTTACTGGCTGCGCCAGCGGCGGTGTCCCGGCTGGTGCTGGTGCCGCACTGAGCTCAGACGCCCCCGTGTCGGGGCAAATCACCGTGTGGAGTTGGGACGTGGCCGCAACTGCCTTGAAGCGGTTGGCGTCGTCGTACACCAAAGAGCACCCCGGCACCACCATCAACGTGGTGGACATCGGCTATGACAATGCCTATGACAAAATGTCCGTCGCGCTGCAGGCCAATAGCGGACTCCCGGATGTGGTCACCGTCGAAACGGACCACATGCCCGCTTACATACACCAGTTCCCCAAAGCCTTCACTGACCTCACCCCTTTAGTGAGCGAGGCGAAAAGTGAATTCGATCCTTCCAAAGTCTCGGCGTCTTCTAATAGCGATGGCCAGTTGCTGTCCATGCCCTGGGATTCCGGCACCGTCGCACTTTACGTGCGGACCGACTACTTCAAGGCTGCGGGCGTTGATCCCAATAAGATGGGGACCTGGGATGAGTTGCTCGCCGCNGGGGAGAAAGTGAAGGCCGCCACCGGCCACGCCTTGATCTCCACGGATCTTTCCACGGGCAGCCTGTTCCAGATGCTGCTCCAGCAGCAGGGCCAGGGCATCTTTACNCCCGAGGGCGGGATAAACCTGACCTCCCCGGCCGCCGTCAAGGCATTAACGCTGATCAAGAGCATGAACGACAAGGGCCTATTGGACAACGTCAAGGGTTGGGATGGGCGAGTAACTGCCACCAAGAACGGCAAGACCGCTGTTATGCCGTCGGCAGTCTGGTGGATCGGCACACTCACGGGAGAAATGCCCGAGCTGGCGGACAAATTCACCGTGGTACCTTTGCCTGCCTTCACNCCCGGCGGCACGCAAACCTCTAACGACGGCGGTTCCACCCTCGCCGTCCCCACTCAGGCCAAGAACCCGCAGCTGGCCGGCTCCTTCGTCAAGTTCATGTTGGCCAACACGGACAACCAGGTTTCCATGATGAAGGATGAGGGTCTNTTTCCTTCTTACCTTCCGGCGCTTGATGCACCGCTGTTCCACGAGCCGCAGGCGTACTTCGGCGGAGAAAAGGTCTATGAACTCTTCGCCACGCAAACNCCCAAGATCCCGTCAATCACGTACACCAGTGACAACGCCAAGGCCGGGGACATTGTGTCCAACGCCGTAGTTGCCTCGGTCCTCAACCACCAGGACCCTGCCGCGGCGCTGAAATCTGCTGCCGAGCAGATTGCCACGGCTACCGGTCGCAAGATTGCCCAGTAG